The proteins below come from a single Triticum aestivum cultivar Chinese Spring chromosome 5D, IWGSC CS RefSeq v2.1, whole genome shotgun sequence genomic window:
- the LOC123122918 gene encoding GDSL esterase/lipase At5g22810, translating into MARWPAAAVACALGAALLGMLAVTADEQGSNSKFTCTDTEKKRPGCTGTCPDRCPQSCISLCPSCQTYCPDQVQPVRPALFVFGDGFTDVGNNNYLENNEVGNPVRANHSYYGIDFPNSVATGRFSNGFNLADFIAKAMGFEMSPPPYLSLNSPTKMDAGFAGVNYASATSGIWRDIDTGLDIPLMDQVKNFADTIGQMGANRSQQDLSKMLSNSLFLVSTGTTDLYSIYNINNNGGSDTKTNVPHLISSYGDSLTALYNLGARKFGIINVPTLCTAVVRHGCEGLITSLRVEFNDGIKPLMAGLASNLSGLRYSIADFHAFSDAVNMNPSAYGFVNTGGACCQGSCAPGSGLPCANRSQYWYWDEEYPTEQAAKLAASAFFNGTTQFTTPMNFKMLINQK; encoded by the exons ATGGCGCGGTGGCCAGCCGCCGCCGTGGCGTGTGCGCTCGGGGCGGCCCTCCTGGGCATGCTGGCGGTCACCGCTGACGAGCAAGGTAGCAACAGCAAGTTCACGTGCACGGACACGGAGAAGAAGCGGCCGGGGTGCACGGGCACCTGCCCCGACAGGTGCCCCCAGAGCTGCATCTCGCTCTGCCCCTCGTGCCAGACATATTGCC CTGACCAAGTGCAACCAGTGCGGCCGGCGCTCTTTGTGTTCGGAGACGGGTTTACGGACGTCGGCAACAACAACTACCTAGAGAACAACGAAGTAGGGAACCCTGTAAGAGCCAATCACTCTTACTATGGCATAGACTTCCCCAATTCCGTGGCCACCGGAAGATTCAGCAACGGATTCAACTTGGCTGACTTCATCG CAAAGGCCATGGGATTCGAGATGAGCCCTCCGCCTTATCTGTCTCTTAATAGTCCCACAAAAATGGATGCCGGTTTTGCTGGAGTCAACTATGCTTCGGCGACTTCTGGGATTTGGAGAGACATC GACACCGGACTGGACATCCCACTGATGGACCAAGTGAAGAACTTCGCGGACACGATAGGGCAGATGGGTGCCAACCGTAGCCAGCAAGACCTGAGCAAGATGTTGTCCAATTCCCTCTTCCTCGTCAGCACCGGCACCACTGACCTCTACTCAATCTACAACATCAACAACAATGGGGGCTCAGACACTAAAACCAATGTCCCACACCTCATCTCCTCCTACGGGGACAGCCTCACGGCCCTGTACAACTTGGGCGCGAGGAAGTTCGGTATCATCAACGTTCCGACCTTGTGCACGGCGGTGGTGCGCCATGGCTGCGAGGGCCTCATTACCAGCCTCCGCGTGGAGTTCAACGACGGCATCAAGCCACTCATGGCCGGCCTCGCCTCCAACCTCAGTGGCCTCCGCTACTCCATCGCCGACTTCCACGCCTTCTCGGATGCAGTCAACATGAATCCATCGGCCTACG GGTTTGTGAACACCGGGGGCGCGTGCTGCCAAGGCTCCTGCGCACCTGGTTCTGGGCTGCCGTGTGCCAACCGCTCGCAGTACTGGTATTGGGACGAGGAGTACCCGACGGAGCAGGCCGCTAAGCTGGCCGCATCTGCGTTTTTCAATGGCACAACCCAATTCACAACACCGATGAACTTCAAGATGTTGATCAACCAAAAGTGA